The following coding sequences lie in one Gemmatimonadota bacterium genomic window:
- a CDS encoding class I SAM-dependent methyltransferase, which produces MSSPDRGGTPGREFYEESGYFEGGGSHLLDPRSPFHRYRIRHVLSLCGSLRGLRVVDLGSGWGTLSFALARQAAEVVGVDFAEAAVGLGERRLEAEPTPGLRFLRADAGDTELPAGAWDLVVAADLIEHLDARDTLRVYREAKRLLRPGGRLVIWTPNPSHFLEAFRRWGLLRADASHVDYKTLRRVTRELEGEGFRIIVARYVESHLPGLRHIERRTLGFLPFMRRRVAVAAQRD; this is translated from the coding sequence GTGAGCTCGCCGGACCGCGGCGGGACGCCGGGGCGGGAGTTCTACGAGGAGAGCGGTTACTTCGAAGGCGGGGGAAGCCACCTCCTCGATCCCCGGAGTCCCTTTCACAGGTATCGGATTCGCCACGTCCTCTCGCTCTGCGGATCCCTCCGGGGACTCCGAGTCGTGGACCTGGGCTCGGGCTGGGGCACACTATCCTTCGCGCTCGCCCGACAGGCGGCGGAGGTCGTGGGGGTGGACTTTGCGGAAGCGGCCGTCGGTCTCGGAGAGCGCCGACTCGAAGCCGAGCCCACGCCGGGTCTCCGCTTCCTCCGCGCCGATGCGGGAGACACGGAACTTCCCGCAGGCGCTTGGGACCTCGTGGTCGCGGCCGACCTCATCGAGCACCTGGATGCGCGAGACACTCTTCGCGTGTACCGCGAAGCGAAGCGACTCCTCCGGCCGGGGGGACGCCTCGTGATCTGGACTCCGAACCCCAGCCACTTTCTCGAGGCCTTTCGTCGGTGGGGGCTCCTCCGGGCCGACGCGAGCCATGTGGACTACAAGACCCTCCGACGTGTCACGCGGGAGCTCGAGGGGGAGGGATTCCGGATCATCGTGGCGCGTTACGTCGAGTCGCACCTTCCGGGGCTCCGTCACATCGAGCGCCGGACGCTCGGCTTCCTCCCGTTCATGCGACGCCGGGTGGCGGTGGCCGCCCAGCGCGATTGA
- a CDS encoding tetratricopeptide repeat protein produces MARKRPSTSKNQPPRSSAAVPGEDAFAATVLEWTVRARQNTQLLIAGAVVLVVVAFGLIYLVNQRSDRLTRAAAELEQVRAAASFLPAQDARNELRAYIGRFEGTPQALESYLMLAELHLHESQPDSAIAVLQEIVPEYGSPLEVQATFLLAAAFEEAGRWTDAAALYEALMAQARFSFQEEEAAEGLARAHIARGDRAAAIAAYESLLALLEPDDPDRARYEMRRAELEAQAL; encoded by the coding sequence ATGGCCCGGAAGAGACCTTCCACCTCGAAAAACCAGCCCCCACGGAGCAGCGCCGCCGTCCCCGGGGAAGACGCGTTCGCGGCGACTGTCCTCGAGTGGACGGTGCGGGCTCGCCAGAATACTCAGCTCCTGATTGCGGGTGCGGTGGTCCTCGTGGTCGTGGCCTTCGGGCTGATCTACTTGGTCAATCAGCGCTCCGACCGACTGACACGGGCAGCCGCCGAGCTCGAGCAGGTTCGAGCCGCGGCGAGTTTCCTTCCGGCGCAGGACGCCCGGAACGAGCTCCGCGCGTACATCGGCAGGTTCGAAGGGACACCTCAGGCGCTGGAAAGCTACCTCATGCTCGCGGAGCTCCATCTCCACGAGAGCCAGCCGGACAGCGCGATCGCCGTTCTTCAGGAGATCGTTCCAGAATACGGTTCACCCCTGGAGGTGCAGGCAACCTTCTTGCTCGCGGCGGCATTCGAGGAAGCCGGGCGCTGGACGGACGCCGCCGCGTTATACGAAGCGCTCATGGCCCAGGCCCGGTTCAGCTTCCAGGAAGAGGAAGCGGCCGAAGGCCTCGCGCGCGCGCACATCGCGAGAGGGGACCGCGCCGCCGCGATCGCAGCCTATGAGTCTCTCCTCGCGCTCCTGGAGCCGGACGATCCCGACAGGGCGCGGTATGAGATGCGGCGCGCGGAGTTGGAAGCGCAGGCGCTCTGA
- a CDS encoding DUF423 domain-containing protein, which translates to MERFFALAGSVFGFLAVAFGAFGAHGLRDRLSPADLDTFEIAVRYQMYHALALLLVALLVGRSGDSGPMVWAGWSFIAGILVFSGSLYLLVLTGVRGLGAVTPFGGVALLAGWVFLATHFLRAP; encoded by the coding sequence ATGGAGCGATTCTTTGCCCTGGCCGGGAGCGTCTTCGGATTCCTTGCGGTCGCCTTCGGGGCTTTCGGTGCCCACGGCCTGCGGGACCGACTTTCCCCCGCGGATCTGGATACCTTCGAGATTGCCGTGCGCTACCAGATGTACCACGCACTCGCCCTGCTCTTGGTGGCGCTTCTGGTAGGTCGGTCCGGCGATTCGGGGCCGATGGTCTGGGCCGGGTGGTCCTTCATCGCGGGGATCCTCGTTTTCTCCGGCTCCCTTTACCTCCTCGTTTTGACGGGTGTCCGAGGGCTCGGGGCCGTTACGCCATTCGGGGGCGTGGCCCTCCTGGCCGGTTGGGTCTTCCTGGCGACTCACTTTCTCCGCGCGCCATAG